One Schlesneria paludicola DSM 18645 DNA segment encodes these proteins:
- a CDS encoding acyl-CoA dehydrogenase family protein, whose product MNTLACNCSLDATVDFHELVRQVHAVGKQSLAAHAESVDREARFPTEAFAALREAKLLSAYVPTKYGGMGLNISQIAELCEVLGQYCGSSAMIYAMHCIQVACVVRHGQQSAYFRDYLRQLAEQQLLMASATTEIGTGGDLLSSLCAVETHGDRFKLTKQAPVISYGLQADDILVTCRRSPESPASDQVHVMVRRGEFTAIPLSTWDTMGFRGTCSSGFTLTAEGDAAQILPVSFTEILTETMHPYSHIVWGALWSGIAMDAVNRARAFVRVEARKTPGETPISAIRLAEVDQVLQEMRHNVKSLTREYQDLLEQNCSDAFKGFGFSIRTNNLKVSCSQRIVDIVSKALLICGISGYRNDSKFSLARHLRDSYGAALMVNNDRITKLNATMLMVHKEGH is encoded by the coding sequence ATGAATACGCTCGCCTGCAATTGCAGCCTGGATGCGACGGTCGATTTCCACGAACTGGTCCGGCAGGTCCACGCCGTCGGAAAACAGTCGCTCGCCGCACATGCCGAAAGTGTGGACCGTGAGGCACGGTTTCCCACAGAAGCGTTCGCTGCACTGCGCGAAGCCAAACTGCTCAGCGCCTACGTTCCCACCAAATACGGCGGCATGGGACTGAACATCAGCCAGATCGCCGAACTGTGCGAAGTCCTGGGTCAGTACTGCGGTTCATCCGCGATGATCTACGCCATGCACTGCATCCAGGTGGCGTGTGTCGTGCGACACGGGCAGCAATCGGCCTACTTTCGCGACTACCTGCGGCAACTTGCCGAACAACAACTGTTGATGGCATCTGCCACAACCGAAATCGGAACAGGCGGAGATTTGCTGTCGAGCCTCTGCGCAGTCGAGACGCACGGCGATCGCTTCAAACTGACCAAACAGGCTCCTGTGATTTCGTATGGGCTGCAAGCGGATGACATCCTGGTCACCTGCCGCCGTTCGCCCGAATCACCCGCCAGCGATCAAGTGCACGTGATGGTCCGACGCGGTGAATTCACGGCCATCCCGCTGTCGACGTGGGACACGATGGGCTTTCGCGGAACCTGCAGTTCTGGATTCACATTGACGGCGGAAGGGGATGCGGCACAAATCCTGCCGGTCTCGTTCACAGAAATCCTGACGGAAACGATGCATCCATATTCGCACATTGTCTGGGGTGCACTCTGGTCGGGCATCGCCATGGACGCCGTCAATCGCGCCCGCGCGTTCGTCCGCGTCGAAGCCCGCAAGACACCGGGCGAGACGCCCATCTCGGCCATTCGACTGGCAGAAGTGGACCAGGTCCTGCAAGAAATGCGGCACAACGTCAAAAGTCTGACGCGAGAGTATCAGGATCTGCTCGAACAAAATTGCTCCGATGCCTTCAAAGGATTCGGCTTCTCGATTCGCACCAACAACCTGAAGGTGTCCTGTTCGCAGCGGATTGTGGACATCGTCAGCAAGGCGCTTTTGATCTGCGGAATCTCTGGCTATCGCAACGATTCCAAGTTCAGTCTGGCCCGTCATCTGCGCGACTCGTACGGCG
- a CDS encoding acyl carrier protein: protein MNHLTNTVSVDSGTIREILSQHGRLSCDVGGLDEHADLYNVGLTSLATVGIMLALEDRFDIEFPESMLSRKTFKSISAITEAVSNLTK from the coding sequence ATGAATCACCTTACCAACACTGTCAGCGTCGACTCTGGAACAATCCGCGAGATCCTGTCTCAACATGGACGACTGTCGTGTGATGTCGGTGGCCTTGATGAGCATGCCGACCTGTACAACGTCGGCCTGACCTCGCTTGCCACCGTGGGAATCATGCTGGCGCTCGAAGACCGTTTCGACATCGAATTCCCGGAATCGATGCTCAGCCGCAAAACATTCAAAAGCATTTCCGCCATCACCGAAGCCGTTTCCAACCTGACGAAGTAA
- a CDS encoding carbonic anhydrase produces MDQLLTGLHQFHTDIFQHERSFFESLASGQHPSALFIGCSDSRVDPSIITQARLGELFVLRNAGNIVPCHGASNGGEPATIEYAVTALGVKDIIICGHSGCGAIQAMLEPHRMDKLPLVRGWLNHADATRQIVAENYSQYSGEELLEIAVREHVLVQIENLQTHPSVATKLQRGDLTLHAWIYGMNTGEILAYSTKDGGFASLTNLDPREGSKRSVANHRESKGTKSSKKKSRA; encoded by the coding sequence ATGGACCAACTTCTGACCGGTCTGCACCAGTTCCATACGGACATTTTTCAGCACGAGCGGTCATTTTTCGAATCATTGGCATCGGGACAGCATCCGAGTGCCCTGTTTATCGGTTGTTCGGATTCGCGCGTCGATCCCTCGATCATCACGCAAGCGCGGCTCGGTGAGCTCTTTGTTTTGCGGAACGCAGGCAACATCGTTCCTTGCCACGGTGCCTCAAACGGTGGTGAACCCGCCACGATCGAATATGCGGTCACTGCATTGGGTGTCAAAGACATCATTATTTGTGGCCATTCGGGATGCGGGGCAATTCAGGCGATGTTGGAACCGCACAGGATGGACAAGCTGCCGCTGGTTCGCGGCTGGCTGAATCACGCCGATGCCACCCGGCAGATCGTTGCCGAAAATTATTCGCAATACAGCGGCGAGGAACTTCTGGAGATTGCGGTTCGTGAGCATGTGCTGGTTCAGATCGAGAATCTGCAAACGCATCCCTCGGTGGCCACGAAACTGCAGCGGGGTGATCTGACGTTGCATGCCTGGATCTACGGGATGAATACGGGCGAGATCCTGGCGTATTCCACGAAAGACGGCGGGTTTGCGTCATTGACGAACCTCGATCCGCGTGAAGGCAGCAAACGCAGCGTGGCCAACCACCGCGAATCGAAAGGCACGAAGAGCTCGAAGAAGAAGTCGCGTGCCTGA
- a CDS encoding PSD1 and planctomycete cytochrome C domain-containing protein, producing the protein MSFARACGLTLLLIVASGVHADDSPVDYMTQVKPLLAKHCAGCHGAQKQNVGLRVDSAQGLFVGGDSGPVVIPGESAKSLLVHAVTGTENASQMPPEGPPLSTDAIALIRRWIDAGAKSPADEVVEAAAAKTSDHWSFRPIHRPTVPVVTRSGSLRNGIDNFIRSRLEHDRLEPVEDADATTLVRRVHLDLLGIPPAVETVREFLEDQSPDAYERLLDRLLASPHYGERWGRDWLDSARYADSNGFTRDQPRTIWKYRDWVIGAFNRNLGFDQFTIEQLAGDLLPNPTLDQLVATGFHRNTLINEEGGTDPEQFRVEAVVDRANTTGTVFLGLTVGCCQCHDHKYDPLSQREYYQFYAFFNSTEFTPGNQTLPKIDVPTADQIRMGEPERAAQIRAEISRLEQELKDRDADIAADQTAWEKLLTEDDKKKLPYNIKNAVDLVVADRSDVHKRDLSNYFRGLPQAREKHPQLNEISRLRDLEPKFAVTMITRESAAPRETHIHVRGDFLRQGARVEPAAPAVLISTGGQGPMGSRLKLAEWLVSSGNPLTARVISNRYWQRLFGRGLVETENDFGTQGDRPTHPELLDWLASEFRDVSPSSAAGPAWDLKRLLRLMVSSTTYRQSSFARADLVERDPLNKLLARQSRLRIDAEMIRDTALAAAGLLTEELGGPPVYPPQPEGVFDFTQDKKPWKTSTGRDRFRKAMYTHLWRSSLYPSMAVFDFPEPNVACTRRVRSNTPLQSLTLANDETFFEFAQGFAVRLLESAASDDSQRLGMAVETAVGREPTSLELARLRGYLQQQRERFTHDVAAAEQFAPKSKPANSSVQEAAAWTAVARVLMNLDEFITRE; encoded by the coding sequence ATGTCGTTTGCTCGTGCTTGTGGGCTCACACTGCTTCTGATCGTCGCCTCGGGCGTTCACGCGGATGATTCGCCTGTCGACTACATGACGCAAGTCAAACCGTTGCTCGCGAAGCATTGTGCTGGCTGTCACGGGGCACAGAAGCAGAATGTGGGATTGCGTGTCGATTCGGCTCAGGGGTTGTTCGTCGGTGGTGACAGCGGTCCGGTCGTGATTCCCGGTGAGTCTGCCAAAAGTCTGCTGGTTCACGCCGTGACAGGGACCGAGAACGCCTCGCAGATGCCGCCCGAGGGGCCACCGCTGAGCACGGACGCGATCGCGTTGATTCGGCGTTGGATCGATGCCGGCGCGAAATCGCCGGCGGATGAAGTGGTCGAAGCGGCGGCGGCGAAGACCAGTGATCACTGGTCGTTTAGGCCGATTCACCGGCCAACCGTGCCTGTCGTGACGCGATCCGGATCTCTGCGGAATGGCATCGATAATTTCATTCGTAGCCGGTTGGAGCACGACCGGCTTGAGCCGGTCGAAGACGCCGATGCCACGACCCTTGTTCGACGCGTTCATCTGGATCTGCTGGGGATTCCACCGGCAGTGGAAACGGTGCGGGAATTTCTTGAGGATCAATCGCCCGATGCGTATGAACGGTTGCTCGACCGCCTGCTGGCATCGCCCCACTATGGTGAACGCTGGGGACGCGACTGGCTCGATTCGGCCCGCTATGCCGACTCGAACGGCTTCACGCGTGATCAGCCGCGAACGATCTGGAAATATCGCGACTGGGTGATCGGCGCTTTCAATCGCAATCTGGGATTCGATCAATTCACGATCGAGCAGCTGGCGGGGGATCTGTTGCCCAACCCGACGTTGGATCAACTTGTCGCCACCGGATTTCACCGGAACACGCTGATCAATGAAGAAGGCGGAACTGATCCCGAACAGTTCCGCGTCGAGGCGGTGGTCGATCGAGCCAACACGACAGGGACCGTCTTTCTGGGGCTGACCGTCGGGTGCTGTCAGTGTCACGACCATAAGTATGATCCACTGTCCCAGCGGGAGTATTACCAGTTTTACGCCTTCTTCAATTCGACCGAATTCACGCCGGGGAATCAGACGTTACCCAAGATTGATGTCCCAACCGCTGACCAGATTCGGATGGGTGAGCCGGAACGGGCCGCGCAGATTCGCGCGGAAATCAGTCGGCTGGAACAAGAATTGAAGGATCGTGATGCGGACATTGCCGCCGATCAGACGGCATGGGAGAAGCTGCTGACGGAAGACGACAAGAAGAAGCTTCCGTACAATATCAAGAATGCAGTGGATCTGGTGGTGGCGGATCGGTCGGACGTTCACAAACGCGATTTGAGCAACTATTTCCGCGGCCTACCACAGGCACGCGAAAAGCATCCACAACTCAACGAGATTTCTCGACTGCGTGACCTCGAGCCGAAGTTCGCTGTCACCATGATCACGCGTGAGAGTGCCGCACCCCGCGAAACGCATATTCATGTTCGAGGAGATTTCCTGCGTCAGGGGGCACGCGTTGAGCCGGCCGCTCCGGCAGTCCTGATCTCGACAGGGGGGCAGGGGCCCATGGGAAGCCGCTTGAAGCTCGCAGAATGGCTGGTGTCGTCGGGCAATCCCTTGACCGCGCGCGTGATCAGCAATCGGTACTGGCAACGACTGTTCGGCCGCGGACTGGTGGAAACCGAGAATGACTTCGGGACCCAGGGCGACCGGCCGACGCATCCGGAGTTGCTCGATTGGCTGGCCAGCGAATTCCGTGATGTCAGCCCCTCCTCGGCGGCAGGTCCCGCCTGGGATTTGAAGCGACTGCTGCGATTGATGGTTTCGTCGACGACGTACCGGCAATCGTCGTTCGCGCGTGCGGACCTTGTGGAACGTGATCCATTGAACAAGTTGCTGGCACGCCAATCACGATTGCGGATCGATGCCGAGATGATTCGTGATACGGCGCTTGCGGCGGCCGGCCTGTTGACGGAAGAACTGGGCGGGCCGCCGGTCTATCCGCCGCAACCCGAAGGCGTGTTTGATTTCACTCAGGATAAAAAGCCCTGGAAGACGTCGACGGGGCGCGACCGGTTTCGGAAGGCGATGTATACCCATCTGTGGCGATCCAGCCTTTACCCGTCGATGGCGGTTTTCGATTTCCCTGAACCGAATGTCGCCTGCACCCGCCGTGTCCGCTCGAATACCCCCTTGCAATCGTTGACCCTGGCGAACGACGAAACCTTCTTCGAATTTGCTCAGGGGTTTGCCGTTCGGTTGCTGGAATCGGCGGCGTCGGACGACAGTCAACGCCTGGGGATGGCCGTGGAGACTGCAGTGGGGCGGGAACCGACGTCGCTGGAACTGGCTCGGTTACGCGGCTACCTGCAGCAACAGCGGGAACGGTTTACGCATGACGTTGCCGCTGCGGAACAGTTTGCCCCGAAGTCCAAGCCCGCGAACTCGTCTGTTCAGGAGGCCGCGGCGTGGACAGCGGTGGCCCGCGTTTTAATGAACCTGGATGAGTTCATCACGCGGGAATAG